In Necator americanus strain Aroian chromosome IV, whole genome shotgun sequence, the following proteins share a genomic window:
- a CDS encoding hypothetical protein (NECATOR_CHRIV.G13738.T4) — translation MGRHIELKATRGQRRNEICDDEEVLSSREARSQCHRLRVTTERVEVEVVAGALFVFECLIYRRRSYIHSRNLIHRDIAARNVLLTTGLRAKISGFGFCSDPDDPKFSGNSLALRYLPVRWLAPECFQGKFSSKSDTWSFGVLLYEIFTLGEAPYEDLEKPEEIVESVRHSRIPAHPKYASRKTYNIMQQCFHRYPERRPPFTHLMDVFLMEMESLFVNKAFDVDEDN, via the exons ATGGGCAGACACATCGAGCTAAAGGCGACCCGAGGCCAACGGAGGAATGAGATATGCGACGATGAGGAAGTTCTTTCATCGAGAGAAGCGCGATCTCAGTGTCATCGACTACGTGTGACTACGGAACGGGTCGAAGTCGAAGTCGTGGCCGGCGCATTGTTCGTGTTTGAGTGTTTGATCTACCG GCGTcgg AGCTATATACACTCCCGAAATTTGATCCATCGCGACATAGCTGCTCGAAATGTTCTCCTCACAACCGGTTTAAGAGCAAAA ATAAGCGGTTTTGGATTCTGTTCCGATCCGGATGATCCTAAATTCTCTGGGAATTCACTCGCTTTGCGGTATCTTCCGGTGAGATGGTTGGCTCCGGAGTGTTTTCAAGGGAAATTTTCCTCGAAGAGTGATAC ATGGTCATTCGGTGTACTTTTATACGAGATTTTCACCCTTGGTGAAGCTCCATACGAAGATTTGGAAAAACCAGAAGAAATTGTGGAAAGCGTTCGACATTCCCGGATCCCTGCACATCCGAAATATGCCTCTCGGAAGAC ATACAACATCATGCAACAATGCTTTCATCGTTACCCGGAGAGACGTCCACCTTTTACTCATCTCATGGATGTGTTCTTAATGGAAATGGAAAGTCTTTTCGTCAACAAAGCGTTTGATGTGGATGAAGATAACTGA